One Papio anubis isolate 15944 chromosome 9, Panubis1.0, whole genome shotgun sequence genomic window carries:
- the EMG1 gene encoding ribosomal RNA small subunit methyltransferase NEP1, whose product MAAPSGGFKPRERSGGEQAQEWDAVPPKRPRLGAGNKIGGRRLIVVLEGASLETVKVGKTYELLNCDKHKSILLKNGRDPGEVRPDIAHQSLLMLMDSPLNRAGLLQVYIHTQKNVLIEVNPQTRIPRTFDRFCGLMVQLLHKLSVRAADGPQKLLKVIKNPVSDHFPVGCMKVGTSFSIPVVSDVRELVPSSDPIVFVVGAFAHGKVSVEYTEKMVSISNYPLSAALTCAKLTTAFEEVWGVI is encoded by the exons ATGGCCGCGCCCAGTGGTGGATTCAAGCCTCGTGAACGAAGCGGTGGGGAGCAGGCACAGGAGTGGGATGCTGTGCCACCCAAGCGGCCCCGACTAGGGGCAGGAAACAAGATCGGAGGCCGTAGGCTTATTGTGGTGCTGGAAGGGGCCAGTCTGGAGACAGTCAAG GTAGGGAAGACATATGAGCTACTCAACTGTGACAAGCACAAGTCTATATTGTTGAAGAATGGACGGGACCCTGGGGAAGTGCGGCCAGACATCGCCCACCAG AGTTTGCTGATGCTGATGGATAGTCCCCTGAACCGAGCTGGCTTGCTACAGGTTTATATCCATACACAGAAGAATGTTCTGATTGAAGTGAATCCCCAGACCCGAATTCCCAGAACCTTTGACCGCTTTTGTGGCCTCATGG TTCAACTTTTACACAAGCTCAGTGTTCGAGCAGCTGATGGCCCCCAGAAGCTCTTGAAG GTAATTAAGAATCCAGTATCAGATCACTTTCCAGTTGGATGTATGAAAGTTGGCACTTCTTTTTCCATCCCGGTTGTCAGTGATGTGCGTGAGCTGGTGCCCAGCAGTGATCCTATCGTTTTTGTGGTAGGGGCCTTTGCCCATGGCAAG GTCAGTGTGGAGTATACAGAGAAGATGGTGTCCATCAGCAACTATCCCCTTTCTGCTGCCCTCACCTGTGCAAAACTTACCACAGCCTTTGAGGAAGTATGGGGGGTCATCTGA
- the PHB2 gene encoding prohibitin-2, producing MAQNLKDLAGRLPAGPRGMGTALKLLLGAGAVAYGVRESVFTVEGGHRAIFFNRIGGVQQDTILAEGLHFRIPWFQYPIIYDIRARPRKISSPTGSKDLQMVNISLRVLSRPNAQELPSMYQRLGLDYEERVLPSIVNEVLKSVVAKFNASQLITQRAQVSLLIRRELTERAKDFSLILDDVAITELSFSREYTAAVEAKQVAQQEAQRAQFLVEKAKQEQRQKIVQAEGEAEAAKMLGEALSKNPGYIKLRKIRAAQNISKTIATSQNRIYLTADNLVLNLQDESFTRGSDSLIKGKK from the exons ATGGCCCAGAACTTGAAGGACTTGGCGGGACGGCTGCCCGCCGGGCCCCGGGGCATGGGCACGGCGCTGAAGCTGTTGCTGGGGGCCGGCGCCGTGGCGTACGGTGTCCGCGAATCCGTGTTCACTG TGGAAGGCGGGCACAGAGCCATCTTCTTCAATCGGATCGGTGGAGTGCAGCAGGACACTATCCTGGCCGAGGGCCTTCATTTCAG GATCCCCTGGTTCCAGTACCCCATTATCTATGACATTCGGGCCAGACCTCGAAAAATCTCCTCCCCTACAGGCTCCAAAG ACCTACAGATGGTGAACATCTCCCTGCGAGTGCTGTCTCGACCCAATGCTCAGGAGCTTCCTAGCATGTACCAGCGCCTAGGGCTGGACTACGAGGAACGAGTGTTGCCGTCCATTGTCAACGAGGTGCTCAAGAGTGTGGTGGCCAAGTTCAATGCCTCACAGCTGATCACCCAGCGGGCCCAG gtATCCCTGTTGATCCGCCGGGAGCTGACAGAGAGGGCCAAGGACTTCAGCCTCATCCTGGATGACGTGGCCATCACAGAGCTGAGCTTTAGCCGAGAGTACACAGCTGCTGTAGAAGCCAAACAAGTGG CCCAGCAGGAGGCCCAGCGGGCCCAATTCTTGGTAGAAAAAGCGAAGCAGGAACAGCGGCAGAAGATTGTGCAGGCCGAGGGTGAGGCCGAGGCTGCCAAGATG CTTGGAGAAGCACTGAGCAAGAACCCTGGCTACATCAAACTTCGCAAGATCCGAGCAGCCCAGAATATCTCCAAGACG ATCGCCACATCACAGAATCGCATTTATCTCACGGCTGACAACCTTGTGCTGAACCTACAGGATGAAAGTTTCACCAG AGGAAG TGACAGCCTCATCAAGGGTAAGAAATGA